From Aliarcobacter butzleri, the proteins below share one genomic window:
- a CDS encoding tetratricopeptide repeat protein, protein MFKNLFKTMLLLSLGFLTLNASVVNDGFEELEKGNVLEAANIFQNSCNEGASSGCYNLGLMYYKGDKIAKNYPKAVQLFSKACDLGHTNACYNLAYMYENAQEVKDSFKAVELYEKLCNQGISAACYNLGTMYETGDGVERHTFKAVEFLTKACDLNHAKACYNLAVKYQNEDGVEKAPLKAANLYIKSCDLGNASACYNLGIMYSDGKFFAKNSANAKEYFRRACDMNFDEACKAYNNLNK, encoded by the coding sequence ATGTTCAAAAATTTATTTAAAACGATGCTTTTATTGAGTTTAGGATTTTTAACGTTAAATGCTTCAGTTGTAAATGATGGATTTGAAGAGTTAGAAAAAGGAAATGTTTTAGAAGCTGCAAATATTTTTCAAAACAGTTGTAATGAAGGTGCAAGTTCTGGTTGTTATAATCTAGGACTTATGTATTACAAAGGTGATAAAATTGCGAAAAATTATCCAAAAGCAGTACAACTTTTTTCAAAAGCTTGTGATTTAGGACATACAAATGCTTGTTACAATTTGGCTTATATGTATGAAAATGCACAAGAAGTAAAAGACTCTTTTAAAGCTGTTGAACTATATGAAAAACTTTGTAATCAAGGAATTAGTGCAGCTTGTTATAATCTTGGAACTATGTATGAAACTGGTGATGGAGTTGAAAGACACACTTTTAAAGCGGTTGAATTTTTAACAAAAGCTTGTGATTTGAATCATGCAAAAGCTTGTTATAACCTAGCTGTAAAATACCAAAATGAAGATGGAGTTGAAAAAGCACCTTTAAAAGCTGCAAACTTATATATAAAATCTTGTGATTTAGGAAATGCATCAGCTTGTTATAATCTTGGAATTATGTATAGCGATGGTAAATTTTTTGCAAAAAATAGTGCAAATGCAAAAGAGTATTTTAGAAGAGCTTGTGATATGAATTTTGATGAAGCTTGTAAAGCTTACAATAATCTCAATAAATAA
- a CDS encoding arsenic resistance protein — MNFSKIKELLENQQIIIYFIAISISILITFFIPNTSYFETAINPALALMLFVTFLQVPISELTSVFKNIKFIFALLFSNFIIIPIIVFSLIQFLPDNPLLKLGVLFVLLTPCIDYVVTFSHLGKANAKLLLSSTPILLIVQMSLLPIYLNIFLGKEASLLVEISPFIEAFIFLILIPFSLATIFQIWSKKSNFGEKIVDVFNILPVPSTALVLFIVILAVVPRLSLAINDILYVIPIYVAFAIIAPMVGLSVGKLFKLKKEEKVSIAFSSSTRNSLVILPLALAVPNALPLLPAVIVTQTFIELIAEIIYIRIFTKLDKKAISTK, encoded by the coding sequence ATGAATTTTTCAAAGATAAAAGAACTATTAGAAAATCAGCAAATTATAATATATTTTATAGCTATTAGTATTAGTATATTAATTACTTTTTTTATTCCAAATACATCATATTTTGAAACAGCAATCAATCCAGCTTTAGCGCTAATGCTATTTGTAACTTTTTTACAAGTTCCTATATCAGAGCTAACTTCGGTGTTTAAAAATATTAAATTTATTTTTGCTTTGCTTTTTTCAAATTTTATTATTATTCCAATTATTGTTTTTAGTCTTATACAATTTTTACCAGATAATCCACTTTTAAAATTGGGAGTTTTGTTTGTTTTATTAACTCCTTGTATTGATTATGTTGTTACATTTTCACATCTAGGAAAAGCAAATGCAAAACTTCTTCTTAGCTCAACTCCGATTTTATTAATAGTTCAAATGTCATTATTACCAATTTATCTAAACATCTTTTTAGGAAAAGAAGCTTCTTTGCTTGTAGAAATTTCACCATTTATTGAAGCATTTATTTTTTTGATTTTAATTCCATTTTCTCTTGCAACTATATTTCAAATTTGGTCTAAGAAAAGTAATTTTGGAGAAAAAATCGTAGATGTATTTAATATTTTACCAGTTCCATCAACTGCTTTAGTTCTATTTATTGTTATTTTAGCTGTTGTTCCAAGGTTAAGTTTAGCAATAAATGATATTTTATATGTTATTCCTATTTATGTGGCATTTGCAATTATTGCTCCAATGGTTGGATTAAGTGTAGGAAAACTATTTAAATTAAAAAAAGAGGAAAAAGTTTCAATAGCTTTTAGTTCATCAACAAGAAACTCTTTAGTTATTTTACCTTTAGCATTAGCCGTACCAAATGCTTTGCCACTACTTCCAGCAGTTATTGTAACTCAAACATTTATAGAACTAATAGCTGAGATAATTTATATTCGTATTTTTACAAAATTAGATAAAAAAGCAATTTCAACTAAATAG